A window of the Butyricimonas faecalis genome harbors these coding sequences:
- a CDS encoding C1 family peptidase, whose product MRKITSLMFALIFGLSFLANAQDVQNNQPKGYQFTDIKRLPANSVKDQARAGTCWAWSGISFFESEMIRMGKEPIDLSAMYIVRHAYSDKATKFVRLHGNMNFAVGGAFCDVMHVIQNYGIVPMDVYKGLNYGEPNHAFGEIDDVLAGYINAVIKNSNKKLSTAWKKGFDGILDAYLGEEPEKFEYNGKEYTPKTFAAEVVGLNMDDYVSLTSFTHHPFYSQFAIEVPDNWLWGMSYNLPLDELAQVMSNAIDNGYTFAWASDVSEKGFQTSHPGIAVVPTTDTKEMSGAEIAKWEAMPKGNQNPDAFKQGPAPEKEITQEMRQQEFDNYLTTDDHGMHVIGKAKDQNGTVYYIVKNSWNKYNKFGGYFYASEPFMKYKTMNIIVHKNAIPKDIRKKLGIK is encoded by the coding sequence ATGAGAAAAATTACATCTTTAATGTTCGCTCTCATCTTTGGGCTATCTTTCTTAGCTAATGCTCAGGATGTTCAAAACAACCAACCGAAAGGTTACCAATTCACTGATATCAAGAGATTACCGGCAAATTCCGTAAAGGATCAAGCGCGTGCAGGTACCTGCTGGGCCTGGTCAGGGATCTCCTTCTTTGAGTCAGAAATGATCCGTATGGGTAAAGAACCTATCGATCTTTCAGCCATGTATATCGTAAGACACGCTTACAGCGACAAAGCAACCAAATTTGTTCGTTTGCACGGAAACATGAACTTCGCTGTCGGTGGAGCTTTCTGCGACGTGATGCACGTAATCCAAAACTACGGTATCGTTCCGATGGACGTGTACAAGGGATTGAACTACGGTGAACCCAACCACGCTTTCGGTGAAATCGATGACGTGTTGGCCGGTTACATTAACGCTGTTATCAAAAACTCAAACAAAAAATTAAGTACCGCTTGGAAAAAAGGCTTTGACGGCATTCTGGATGCTTACCTTGGAGAAGAGCCTGAAAAATTCGAGTATAACGGTAAAGAATATACCCCGAAAACCTTCGCTGCCGAAGTAGTCGGATTAAACATGGATGATTACGTGAGCTTGACTTCATTCACTCACCACCCCTTCTACTCACAATTCGCGATCGAAGTTCCGGATAACTGGTTGTGGGGCATGTCTTACAACTTACCGCTAGACGAACTGGCACAAGTGATGAGTAACGCCATCGACAACGGCTACACTTTTGCTTGGGCTTCCGACGTGAGCGAAAAAGGTTTCCAGACCTCTCACCCCGGAATTGCCGTGGTTCCGACAACCGACACGAAAGAAATGAGCGGCGCCGAGATCGCTAAATGGGAAGCAATGCCTAAAGGCAACCAAAACCCGGATGCTTTCAAACAAGGCCCGGCTCCCGAAAAAGAGATTACTCAGGAAATGAGACAACAAGAGTTCGACAACTACCTGACTACCGACGACCACGGTATGCACGTGATCGGTAAAGCAAAAGACCAGAACGGTACGGTTTACTACATCGTGAAAAACTCTTGGAATAAATACAACAAATTCGGCGGATACTTCTACGCTTCCGAACCTTTCATGAAATACAAAACGATGAACATCATCGTCCACAAGAATGCCATCCCGAAAGATATTCGCAAAAAACTTGGAATCAAATAA
- a CDS encoding CPBP family intramembrane glutamic endopeptidase — protein sequence MFLEKSYRGNNKWYFYILTLIIVFAAVQVTSIPLAVYSIIMHPEMLSGGTNNLLAVTNTNLGLALLLFTFAGGVVALLLCVKFLHHKKTTDILTGRDRFDVNRVFFGAAVWGLLTLVLLGAQYGFGDTSHLVFQFQPFNFIMMCIVILIFIPFQVAFEEFIFRGYLMQGCILLFKYRWVALLLTGLAFGLLHGTNPEVDRFGFWVAMPQYILMGLLLGLVAIWDDGLELALGLHLANNVISSLVVTHDASALQTHALFKDMAPTASHTDTVVMLVCGIIFLWICNRKYKFFSKINLWRKVERESIKWEVIE from the coding sequence ATGTTTTTAGAAAAATCGTACAGAGGCAACAACAAATGGTATTTTTACATTCTCACGCTCATCATCGTGTTTGCAGCGGTTCAAGTAACGTCAATTCCGTTAGCCGTTTATAGCATCATCATGCATCCCGAAATGCTCAGCGGCGGAACGAATAATCTGCTGGCCGTCACGAACACCAACCTAGGCTTGGCCCTCCTGCTATTCACGTTTGCCGGGGGTGTTGTCGCCCTCCTATTATGCGTGAAATTTCTTCATCACAAAAAAACAACGGACATACTCACGGGCAGAGATCGCTTTGACGTGAATCGGGTATTTTTCGGTGCCGCCGTATGGGGCCTTTTAACGCTTGTCCTGCTGGGAGCACAATACGGATTCGGAGACACCTCCCATCTTGTATTCCAATTCCAACCATTCAACTTCATCATGATGTGCATCGTCATTTTGATCTTCATCCCCTTCCAAGTGGCATTCGAAGAATTCATCTTCCGGGGCTATCTGATGCAGGGCTGTATCCTGCTTTTCAAATACAGATGGGTAGCCCTGCTGCTCACCGGCTTGGCCTTCGGGTTACTCCACGGCACCAATCCCGAAGTAGATCGCTTCGGCTTTTGGGTTGCCATGCCGCAATACATCTTGATGGGTTTACTCCTCGGACTGGTAGCCATCTGGGACGACGGGCTGGAATTGGCCTTGGGACTACACCTGGCCAACAATGTCATCTCTTCCCTCGTGGTAACACACGACGCCTCTGCTTTACAAACACACGCCCTGTTCAAAGACATGGCCCCCACCGCTTCCCACACGGATACCGTGGTAATGCTCGTTTGCGGGATCATTTTCCTTTGGATTTGCAACCGGAAATACAAATTTTTCTCCAAAATCAACTTGTGGAGAAAAGTAGAACGGGAAAGTATAAAATGGGAAGTCATCGAGTAA
- a CDS encoding FtsK/SpoIIIE family DNA translocase: MITRINNKKSGKTRTSYSFHFLKDPRTRVVVGLIFMLFSIYLLVSLIGFFFTGGMDQSLVDKTTRELMTNPDIVVKNPGRKLGAFLSDLLINRWFGVSSFIFCYLLFIIGLRIAGRNIKKFGKKIIISFVLIIWLSLLFGYIFTFLPTGYVFPGGAHGYFVCFWLNSFIGEIGSFFLLIVSFAAILFFGFENAFNKCVAMLKNYLARRAQLKEERTLAREAALVRKREETVKTEKTENLQEKEIDVDIKEKDGLNLETVPPVENELFSYHEFDITDPDKIETSESHDTEEDFTTEHHFDLHADKNHENQEEHGGDDTPHANNDIELTVMADKLEEQLTKNLLPDTDYDPTLDLSNYQYPPLELLEEHSSGSQKVTAEELEENKNTIIETLRHYKIEITKIKATIGPTVTLYEIVPAPGIKISKIKNLEDDIALSLSALGIRIIAPIPGAGTIGIEVPNQNPEVVSMRGIIASKKFQESKYALPVALGRTISNEPYTFDLAKMPHLLVAGATGQGKSVGLNAIITSLLYKKHPSQLKFVMVDPKKVELSIYSVIEKHFLAKLPDAEEAIITDNDKVVATLNSLCIEMDSRYDLLKQAHVRNIKEYNEKFVKRQLNPNNGHRYLPYIVVVVDEFADLIMTAGKEVEQPIARIAQLARAVGIHMIIATQRPSTNIITGVIKANFPARIAFKVASMIDSRTILDSPGANQLIGRGDMLISKDSEMVRVQCAFVDTPEVDAITKFIADQQGYPEAYALPEYVSDTENGVSGDMDLGVKDPLFEEAARLVVNTQQGSTSSIQRRFSIGYNRAGRIIDQLEKAGIVGPFEGSKARQVLIPDEYSLEHILKTVDEKF, encoded by the coding sequence ATGATAACACGTATAAACAATAAAAAGAGTGGTAAAACACGTACCTCCTACTCCTTTCATTTTCTGAAAGATCCCCGGACACGTGTCGTTGTAGGGTTGATTTTTATGCTATTTTCCATTTACCTGTTGGTATCACTGATCGGGTTCTTTTTTACCGGCGGCATGGACCAAAGCCTGGTTGACAAAACAACCCGGGAATTAATGACCAACCCGGATATCGTTGTCAAGAACCCGGGACGAAAACTGGGAGCATTTCTTTCCGATTTGCTCATAAACCGATGGTTTGGAGTATCGTCATTCATATTTTGCTACCTGTTATTTATCATCGGACTACGTATTGCCGGACGCAACATAAAAAAATTCGGGAAAAAAATCATCATCAGCTTTGTCCTGATCATCTGGCTCTCCTTGCTGTTCGGATATATTTTCACCTTCCTACCCACGGGATATGTATTCCCGGGTGGGGCTCACGGCTACTTCGTATGTTTTTGGCTAAACTCCTTTATCGGAGAAATCGGTTCATTCTTCCTATTGATCGTTTCATTTGCCGCCATTCTTTTCTTTGGCTTTGAAAACGCCTTCAACAAATGCGTGGCCATGCTCAAAAATTATCTCGCCCGCCGAGCCCAACTCAAAGAAGAGAGAACCTTAGCTCGTGAAGCCGCTCTTGTCCGGAAACGGGAAGAAACGGTAAAAACCGAAAAAACGGAGAACCTGCAAGAAAAAGAAATAGACGTTGACATCAAAGAAAAAGACGGGTTAAACCTAGAAACGGTTCCACCCGTTGAAAATGAACTTTTCTCCTATCACGAGTTCGATATTACCGATCCGGATAAAATAGAAACATCGGAATCACACGATACGGAAGAAGACTTCACGACGGAACATCATTTCGATTTACACGCGGACAAAAACCATGAAAATCAAGAAGAGCACGGAGGAGATGACACCCCGCACGCCAATAACGATATCGAATTGACCGTCATGGCCGACAAACTGGAAGAGCAACTAACCAAAAACTTGCTGCCGGACACCGACTATGACCCGACACTCGATTTATCGAATTATCAATACCCCCCGCTGGAATTACTCGAAGAACACTCTTCCGGTTCGCAAAAAGTAACCGCAGAAGAGCTCGAAGAGAATAAAAACACGATTATCGAGACATTACGCCATTACAAAATCGAGATCACCAAAATCAAAGCGACCATCGGACCGACAGTCACGCTGTACGAGATCGTCCCCGCCCCCGGTATAAAAATCTCGAAAATCAAAAACCTCGAAGACGACATCGCGTTAAGCCTGTCTGCCTTGGGGATACGTATCATCGCCCCGATACCCGGAGCTGGGACCATCGGCATCGAAGTGCCGAACCAGAATCCGGAAGTCGTTTCCATGCGGGGCATCATCGCGTCCAAGAAATTCCAAGAATCCAAATATGCCCTTCCGGTAGCATTGGGACGAACCATCTCGAACGAACCTTACACGTTCGACTTGGCCAAAATGCCCCACTTGCTGGTTGCCGGAGCCACGGGACAAGGTAAATCCGTCGGATTGAATGCCATTATCACCTCGCTCCTATACAAAAAGCACCCGTCACAACTAAAATTCGTGATGGTGGACCCCAAAAAGGTAGAGTTAAGCATCTATTCCGTCATTGAAAAACACTTCTTGGCGAAACTACCGGATGCCGAGGAAGCCATCATTACCGATAACGACAAGGTCGTCGCCACGCTCAACTCCCTCTGTATCGAGATGGATAGCCGCTACGATCTGTTGAAACAAGCTCACGTGAGAAACATCAAAGAATACAACGAAAAATTCGTGAAACGGCAACTGAACCCGAACAACGGCCATCGTTACCTACCTTATATTGTAGTAGTGGTAGACGAGTTCGCCGACCTGATCATGACCGCTGGCAAAGAGGTGGAACAACCGATTGCCCGTATCGCCCAATTGGCCCGTGCCGTGGGAATTCACATGATCATTGCCACGCAACGACCTTCCACGAACATCATTACCGGAGTCATCAAAGCCAACTTCCCGGCACGAATCGCCTTCAAGGTGGCCTCCATGATTGACTCCCGTACCATTCTGGACTCACCGGGAGCCAATCAACTGATCGGCCGCGGGGACATGTTGATCTCCAAGGATAGCGAAATGGTGCGCGTACAATGTGCCTTCGTCGATACGCCGGAAGTAGATGCCATCACGAAATTCATCGCCGACCAACAGGGATACCCGGAGGCATACGCCCTTCCCGAATATGTTTCCGACACGGAAAACGGGGTGAGTGGAGATATGGATCTTGGAGTAAAAGACCCGTTATTCGAAGAAGCCGCCCGTTTGGTTGTAAACACCCAACAAGGCTCAACCTCCTCCATCCAGCGACGCTTCTCTATCGGCTACAACCGGGCAGGAAGAATCATCGACCAACTGGAAAAGGCCGGAATCGTGGGACCGTTCGAGGGGAGTAAAGCCCGCCAAGTGCTTATTCCCGATGAATATAGCCTGGAACACATTCTTAAAACCGTAGATGAAAAATTTTAA